CTCCTTGCTGTGTGAGAGCATGACCCGGGCTGGGAGTGCTGAGATCAgtgaggggagctgggctgtgctcgCTGCCTCCATGTGACTGCAGTTTCCGTCGCTCCTTCCGCAAAGGCTATATCGGTGCTCCGCCAGAGGGCGGGGGGCACACGGCCCCAGAGGGtggcacacagccctggagggTGGCACACGGACCCCTGGGTGGCTCACAGACCCCTGGGTGGCACACACACCCCACGGCTCACCCCTACCCCCGACCCAGGACGCCCCACGGGGCCGCAGGATGGACCACACGCCGTTCCGCGCGGTGAGTAACTGCTCCCCAATACCTGTGCTGGGGGAAACACCACGGggttccctgtgccaggctggggaccTGTGGTGGCTGTGTGTCACTTGAAGAGCTGTGGTTGTGTGGGCCCATGCTGGGGCTGGTATGAAGCGTGAGGAGCACTCCCAGTGCTCTTGGATGTGGGCTctggtgcagggctgtgggcaaGGGtttcctgctggggctgctgcctcctctcctggctgggcaggtgccatcccagcagctccagggagcactgggagggtgGAGGTGCTTCTGATGTTGGAAAAAACCAagaaaggctgagctgggtgaAGGAAAGTGGGAGTTTTTGCAGAGGGGTTCAGGAGCCAGAACCAAAACTGGTGTCCTTTGGGTGCAGCAAGGAGCAAGGTCTGGGACAGCAGGGTCTTTCCCCTGCCactgtgcctgggctgggaatgaGTTGCTGCTAGACTCCAAGGACTTGAGAGGGTAAAAGGTGCTGTGtgtcagctgcagcctggggaaagGGGACTACCCCTCCATCTCCCCCAGAGTAATAAATCCTGCTTTGATAAGGCACCAGCTCAACACTTTGGCTGCCCCAAGGAAGGAGACAGCCCAGGGCatgccctgctccctctgtgctgtgAGGCTCTGGCTACCTGGGCTGCCCAAAATAACCCTGTTTCTCCTTCATGCAGTGGCAGCTGTGAAAGTGCCGTGTGTGAAACACTCGCTGAGCCCTCGCTGCTCATTTGCCTGAGTTTCAGCATTTCCCCAGATGCAAATGCCGTCAGCTCCGGTCCCACCAGGTCAGTGGTGGGGCATCTCCTGCTGGAGAGCCTCTGCTCCCCTGGAAGGgtgcccagcagggatgggcagtggGGGGAACTGGTGGTGAATGGGTTGGTGTCCCCTGGGGAGTGTTTGGTGCCAAGATGGGGCACGAGCCTTGCTGGGGGGACACCCTGCTTGAAGGATACAGCTCAATGGccttcacagcagctgtgcagctgcaggtgccttCCCCCTgtgtgctgccccaggcagggctgagctgccacCCCCAcccctgctcttcctctgccttcCAGGCTCAAACTGGGGCAGTCCCACCAGGGCTTCTGCTGGGGTGGGTGGGCTCAGTGCCAAGGCTCTATGCCCCTTCTTCCATGGACAGCTCATGGTGGCCCAGGTCACCTGGGTCTTTTGGGGTGAACAGTTTGCAGCTTCTGACCTCCTcacctcttcctccctctccacagGAGTGCCACCACTGAGATGGAGGCTCCGCTGCCTGgtctctccctgctgcttctcctcctggcagtgggatggggaagcAGGATGGACGCAGCCTGGGCACCATCTCCTAGGGGCTGTGAGCTTGTAAGTCCTCTCTGGTGAACCCTCACCCCTCTGAGTGCTTGGTCCTGCCTGGCAAAACCCAGGCAAATCAGCATCTCCAGACCTTCTCCATCCCAACTACTGGCTTGGAGTGGACTGGTGTGCCAAGGCTATAACCAAAGAGCTGCCTCCTCCCCCCTTACTCTGCTCCCCAGACTTCTCCCTCTTCATCTCCTGCCTCCCATGGTGGTGTTAcatcttctcctcttccttcagGTGCAGAGAATCATGGACTGCACTGGGAGATGGCTGAGTTCCATCCCAGGAAACCTCCGAGGCGATACCGAGGAGCTGTTTCTTGATGACAACACTATCCGGGTCCTGGGCAATGCCTCTCTGCTCCTGTATCCCCAGCTCTGGCATCTCAGCTTGACCAGGAACCGGCTGGAGCTCATTGAGCCTGGTGCTTTCCTCAGCAGCCAAGGTCTGGAGGTGCTCTCCCTGACAGACAACCTGCTCTTCACCAACTACTCGCTGacagctgcagctctttctGCTCTGCCGGCCTTGAGGATGCTGGATCTGGCTGGAAACCAGCTCAGGGAGGACATGGTGTCAGTTTTAGTCTCCAACCTCTCTTCCTTGGAGTCCCTGTCTGTGGCCAGGAATGCCATCATGAGGTTGGACTCATCCATCTTCACAAACCTGacacagctgctggagctgaaccTGGAGAAGAACTACATCTTTGAGATCGACAATGCTTTTGAagggctgcagaggctgcagacGCTCAACATAGCTTACAACTACCTCCCGTGTCTGGTGGGGTTTGGCCTGACCCAGCTCAGGGTGCTCAATGCCAGCAACAACATCATTGAGTGGTTTCTGACCCTGGAAAGTGATGACCTCTTtgagctggaggtgctggacCTGTCCCACAACCGCCTCCTGTTCTTCCCCGTGCTGCCCCGGCAGAGCAAGCTGcgctccctgctgctgcaggacaaCAGGATGAGCTTCTACCAGCGACTGCCCAACGGCACCTCCCTGGCCAACGTCACCGTGCAGTTCCTGATCCTCGATGGCAACTCCACCAACATCACCACAGTCAGGCTCTGGGAAGAGCTCTGCCACAGCAACCTCTCCTCCCTGCGCCTCCTGGACATGAGCCAGAACCAGGTCTGGGGGCTGCCAGATGATTTCCTGGCCCAGATGCCCTCCCTGACCCACCTGAAGCTCAACCAGAACTGCCTGGAATCATTTCACCTGTCGGAGGAGGACCCCTTGGCCATGCTGACAGAGCTGGACCTCAGCCAGAACCAGCTGGTGGAGCTGGGGGTGAAGGTGGGCGTTGGGGATATCCTGCCCAACCTGCAGCTCTTCAACCTCAGCACCAACAGGCTGCAGGCTCTTCCTCCCGGGATTTTCACCCACACCAGGAAGATCACTACCCTGGACCTCAGCCGCAACCGGgttcacctctgtccccagccaggtGAGGCCGAGAGTATCCCCTGCGTGGACATCAGGGGTGTGGAGACCTTGAGCCACCTGTCCTTGGCCGGCTGTGGTCTGCAGGGGATGGGCGGCCGCCCCTTCCAGGGCACAGCGCTGCTGCACCTGGACCTCTCTGACAACcgccagctgctggctggggacctgggctggctgcaggaccTGGTCCTGACGCTGCAGGTGCTGTCTCTGAGGAACACCAGCCTCTCCTCCACCGCCTTGGACTTCTCTGCGCTGAGCAGCCTGGTGAGCCTGGACCTTTCTGGGAACTCCTTggcggcgctgcccggctcGCTGGGCGCGCTGGGGCTGCGCAGCCTGGACCTGCGGGACAACTGCCTGCGGGCGCTGCCGCCGGACGTGGCACAGGCGCCGCTGGGGAGGAGCCTGCGGGAGCTCTACCTCAGCAGGAACCCTTACAACTGCTGCACGCTGGGCTGGTGGGACGCCCTGCAGCAGGCGGAGGGGCTGCGCGTCCCCGACGGGCGGGAGGTGACCTGCAGGCACGGCTCGCGGGCGCTGCGCCCCGGCGCGCTGCCCCAGCCCGTGCTGCAGAGCTGCCGCTGGCAGACCGCCGACATGGCGCTGCTCTACCtggtgctggctctgcccaCCTGCCTCACGCTCCTCGTGGCCTTCGTGGTTGTCTTCCTCATGCTCAAGGAGAAGCTGCTGAAAATGGTGAAAACGCGCTGTGGGGTGTCCGGCTCTTACTAATGGCTGAGGAAGGCTTGGGAATAGTCAATAATTGGGAGTGATAACCCCTCCGAGCCAGTCAGGATGGAAACCTGAGGGATGCAGGacaggaggtgctgggagagctgccctAGTGGTACCCAAAGTGATGATGGAGCCGGGTGATGGAGCGCTGGGAATCCTCAAGGAATGTGTCTTCAGCAGAAACCTTCAGCTGATCTTGGTGAGAGCCAAGTGGATGTGACATCAAACATTCCTTGGCTGAAAggacaggttgcccagaaaatCTGTGGATGCCTCACCtgtggaagtgttcaaggccaggttggagtgggcttggagcagtctgATCTAGAGgaaggcatccctgcccatggcaggggttaTAACCAGATGggtttttaaggtcccttccaacccagatcattctgggattttgtgaCAGTTTTCTCCAGCACTGTTTTCCCTCTCCACTTCCAGCAGTTCCTTTTATTTATTCCCACCTGTAGCCAATTCAAAACGTCCTCCAGTTCTGAAACCAGCCTCCACAAAGTATCCCAGGCTGAGTGCTGTGGAAAAGGGGCTCTGTAGCCACAGCTTTCCACACTGCTCttgccagcactgccaaaccTGCAGGCAACCCTGATtgtgcactgtgtgtgtgctgatAAAGGCAGGCATTGCCAACAGGGCTGAAATACACATTTTGGGGTGTTGTTTCTTCACTAAGTCACAGTCTGGGTTAGAAAAGTTCATTAAAAACAGCCCAAGTTGCAACAAAGGGAAGTATTGATTGAAAAGCAGGGGAGTAAATTATATCCCTCAGCAATATTTTATCATGGATTTATATTTCTCTAGTGACTGCTGGATTAAACATATTGAGGAAACAAGAGAAATCCTTCCTCCTTTTTGGGCAAgccctgttcctgcagtgcctgggggtTTCCtccacccagctctgctcacagctctggctCTCAGAGCAGCAAGCACTACCTGGGGAAGTGCTGCTTTGTTCCTCGGGGGGCactgaagggaaaggagaagtgATGGTGGTTCATGCTAACTCAAAAGCCCTTCTGAGAAATGTAGTGGCTTTATTCctgttgggatttttctggtGAAACATGTTTAATGAGaagggggcacagggaagtgTGCAGCAGCGTTAGGGTGGGAATTCTGGGGGTTTGTCCTTGCCTGGGTGTGGGTGGGCTCAGCTGGTGATGTAGGATGTGCTGGGGGCTCAATCCtagtggagctgtgctgggaggtgaTGGAGGGAGATGCCTGAggctggtgtggggctgggaggatgCTGGGATGGTGCAGGCAGGGGGCGCcaaggctggcagcagagcaaacCCCTCCCAGGCACAGGTGTGGGATTGGGGTCATGGTGGAGCCTGGTGTGGCTGTGCAAGGCTGGAAAATGCTAaaccagccagcagctccactggGGCTGAGTGCAGCAAAGGCTCTGGGAACCCAGCTGTCAGATCTGGCTCATCAGAAATGACCACTTTCTGCCCCAATTTTAGACTGAAATAGCCAAAACCAAAGCAGGCCCCAAGTGGGGAATCCCTCAGCCTCTTTCAACCCTTCCTTTGCCTGTAAGCTGCCCCcagggggacagcagtgacCTATAAATacatccctgctgtgtccccagctgcatctccctgctggcagggtgAGTGGGTGCCCCTGtgagctcccctctccctggg
The Oenanthe melanoleuca isolate GR-GAL-2019-014 chromosome 9, OMel1.0, whole genome shotgun sequence DNA segment above includes these coding regions:
- the NRROS gene encoding transforming growth factor beta activator LRRC33 is translated as MEAPLPGLSLLLLLLAVGWGSRMDAAWAPSPRGCELVQRIMDCTGRWLSSIPGNLRGDTEELFLDDNTIRVLGNASLLLYPQLWHLSLTRNRLELIEPGAFLSSQGLEVLSLTDNLLFTNYSLTAAALSALPALRMLDLAGNQLREDMVSVLVSNLSSLESLSVARNAIMRLDSSIFTNLTQLLELNLEKNYIFEIDNAFEGLQRLQTLNIAYNYLPCLVGFGLTQLRVLNASNNIIEWFLTLESDDLFELEVLDLSHNRLLFFPVLPRQSKLRSLLLQDNRMSFYQRLPNGTSLANVTVQFLILDGNSTNITTVRLWEELCHSNLSSLRLLDMSQNQVWGLPDDFLAQMPSLTHLKLNQNCLESFHLSEEDPLAMLTELDLSQNQLVELGVKVGVGDILPNLQLFNLSTNRLQALPPGIFTHTRKITTLDLSRNRVHLCPQPGEAESIPCVDIRGVETLSHLSLAGCGLQGMGGRPFQGTALLHLDLSDNRQLLAGDLGWLQDLVLTLQVLSLRNTSLSSTALDFSALSSLVSLDLSGNSLAALPGSLGALGLRSLDLRDNCLRALPPDVAQAPLGRSLRELYLSRNPYNCCTLGWWDALQQAEGLRVPDGREVTCRHGSRALRPGALPQPVLQSCRWQTADMALLYLVLALPTCLTLLVAFVVVFLMLKEKLLKMVKTRCGVSGSY